Genomic window (Maniola jurtina chromosome 8, ilManJurt1.1, whole genome shotgun sequence):
cttataaattaatttaccatTCATAAACTCTGTATTCCAATAATAGTCCGTGCAGATATGACGTATTAGCGCCAACTAATGTTATAATAACACGTAATGCTAATAAAACCAGATGAAAGGTGTTTTTAAGAAACATCTATAGCAATATTGATATTTACATTATCTTACTCTCGATTGGTATCAGatttgttgggttatcagacaAGCATAAAAACATGTTCGAATTCTCTAACTTTAAGGCGCGGTAACCCTGACTGATGACTCTTGGACAGAGTTGTCTTTAGGCAACCCTACATTTTCTTGTAAATTACGATTTCTGCTTTCCATTGGCGTATAATTTTGTACCAACGAAACtaaaatcaatgaaaaaaaaCGGGAAATCATGTCCGGCATGTTTTGATGTCCGagctagaaatatattttaaatcaatATATTTTCATCATTGAAAATTTGTCCTGCAAAATCCATTGAAAACATGTactgaaacaaaacatttttctaGCTAACACGTCACAACAAGGAAACGAGTAACCTTTGTTATTTTGAATGCATTATATTTAATTCGTTTGGTTATCAGATAAGtgagaaaattaaataaagtgggaaaaatcggtcaagtgcgagactcgcacacgaagcgttccatacaagaaataacttgtTAATTGTATTTAgctgtattatttatttgtatttgtgttatagcggcaataggaaaacacattttgtgaaaatatcagctctttgcctattacggttcacgagggACAGCCCTCTGACAGACAGCGGTCGGACCGGGggtccggaaccctaaaatgcaCGTTTCATCTGGTGACCAGAAGGGTTAAGGTCGTTCTTATCTCGTACTACTCGGATAAAGCGGACGCTGAGATGCCACCGCTGTCCGAGGAAACTAGAGCTTTACCATTCAATAATTACTTTGCCATATCAACAATATTTTGAGCCTGTGGTGTCAATCGTTGAGGTATCTTCTTACGATCATAGCCGCATCCAAATATCCAATGTCGTCTAGTAAAAGCGCCAATGACTTTGAAGTGATGCTGTCATCACACTCCTGAAATAATAAAACTAGGTTAACTCGGAGCCTGACTTGCAGACGAAGGGTTCCCTAGCGTGGTaccagaaataacactttaatttttttttgcgatgtaaccaTAAGTTCAGGGTTCTTCCCTTTACTTGCTTGCTTTAGGACAATGCTActataattctaggtcaatggaaagtacccTGTGCTACTATTCCCTTGAgaagtcttgacagacagacatcaaagtgatcgtTTATAAGTGTTCCTTTTTAACTCTGAAGAGGCCccaataatgaattaaaaaggCTGAAGGCTGCTAGTCAAAGAAAAACTCTGTTTTCTACCCTGCAGTAGGTACAGAGCGCAAAATAAGTATTCCAATCTGAACACGAAGCGTACTTACAATGCGCATTGTTTAATCTATGACTGGCAAGCCGCCaggttgcaacttcagattggacttgttttgcgcgcactgtTTATTATGGACGCGCCAACTCGCGGATATGGTTATAATGTAATCGCTATATATAATGTAATGCGTATATGTGGTTGAGGAGGGTCCTCGTGGGAGTGGGCGTGGCGCGGTACCAGGCCAGCACCGACTCCTTTGAGGCGGCTCGCTAGTTCGCGGATGTGGGTATAATGTAATGGTTATACCTTGATGTGGTTGAGGAGGGTCCTTGTGGGGCTGGGCGTGGCGCCGTACCAGGCCAGCAGCGACTCCTTGCTGAGGCGCCGCGCCAGCTCGCGCCACGCGCGCCGCTCGTCCAGCAGCGCCGCCAGCTCCTCCACGTACAGCGGCAGCTCCGCCAGCGCGCCCTCCACCTCCTGCGGACGACACCGCCTGTGACTATGTACACTTGTACTGGGGGGAAATGTAGCAGGAGCATTGTGACGTCATCGTCATAGGCCGCAGCACTGAAGCTAACCTACAAAACTACACCAACAAAGATACACTCCTCATAAATGAACACTATAGACTTACctaatacaattttaaaactagtgCTGTTAATGTAaggttatatattttatacaaaactatccgcgtgaatttaggtaaAATCTCGCGGAAACTGATTTTTCGGGTTAAAAAGATTCCATGTAAGATATTAAAATGTATCTGCCACTTGCAAATCTGTCGATACTTTATGTTAAGCGTGCACTAGAGCTGGTTCCTATAAATAACTAAGATTTATACATAAATAGAACCTCTGGCCAATGGGCTAAGATGAGCATGTCACTAACTTTTGACAACCACCCTGGCGCAGCGGTAAACGCcctggtcttattagtgggaggttccgggttcaattcctgacaagagtttggaattttataatttctaaaacgaatttaatgacgtatcatttatcaaaatcgggagttacgagcggacatagaGCGGATATACATACATTCCTACTTGTCAAAAACATAACCTTCCTAACAGTCGGATAAGAATGGATCGACGCGGTAACACTCACGCCCTCGTCCGCGGACTCGAAGTCGTCCTCGGGCTCGGACTTGACGTCGTCGTCGAACGGCGGCAGGTCGGCGTGCCGCTGCAGCAGCGCCAGCAGCGCGGGCTTGCTGCGCGCCAGGCGCCACGCCGGCTGGTTGTACTCCTCGTGCTTCATGGGGTCCGCCTGCAACCCACACCAAATACCTCAATCTctcatcatcaacccatggtcggctcactacagagcacgggtctcctctcaaagtgagaaggggtttggcTATAGTTTACCACActactggccaagtgcggattggcagactttacacacctttgggaacatcatggagaactctcaggcatgcaggtttccacacgatTTCCTTCACATGAacattgaaatttttacagagttgctgcttataacaataaataataataataatataatctaacgccatgtaaattaaaaaaaattaaaaagtacttatcaAGGTCAGAGCTCTTTTTACTTAGTCATATCTATATCCTAATAATAATCACTTACTTTTTTCTCAAGCAGAAGTTTAGCGATCTCGAGCGTGTTCGGCCTCACTGGACCGTCGCAAACTATTTGCAACGCGGTGTAACCTTTTCCGTCCACAACGTCAATGTCGCTCTGCAAAATATAAACTTAATTACTTCTTTTTATGAACTTAATTTCATTTCAGGtacctgaaaagaaaaaaagaacccttacgcggaaggatcactttgttgtctgtctgtctgtttgtccgtgtgtcgtgtctgtcaagaaaacctattaggGTACCtgccgttgacttagaatcacaagtaaaaggaaaattcgaaaaatgtgaatttgtggttacatcacaaaaagaaagttaaaatgtgtttcaattttcaaaataagataactatttATTCATTAACATTCTAaagacattctaaaacagatttttatttatttttatgtaggtacattggtttttgatttatgcaaaatgtcggaaaaaatacccgagtacggaaacgtcggtgcgcgagtctgagtcgcacttggccggtttttttattacattataatatgggttgtttgtattttattttaaagcaatATGGAAAAGAAGTTCACAAATCCCCATCAGGAGCTCTACAGAGTGTCAGTggggatttataattttttttctacaaatcAACAATTCACAATATGTGGAAGAAAAGTTCACCGATCCCCATTGATGGGGATTCGTGGAAAACCCTCCGCGGGTACGATTTGTACAGTAAGtaggctagttttaagttttattgtaacactcTCTTATTGTGCTCTCACGCTCGATTCGGAGCGAGCATAGAGAGCAGTGCTAGGCTATGAACTCACGGGCGGCACGACGTCGAGCAGCAGGCGCGCCACGTCGAGGCAGTCGTCCGTGGCGGCGAGGTGCAGCGGCGTGCGGCCGCTGGCGTCGCGCGCGTTCGTGCTCGCGCCGTGCCGCAGCAGTGTGGCGGCGCTCTCCGCGGACGCGTATACCACTGCCAAATGCAACGGACTCTGCTTCTCTGTTTACAACGAATCAAATCGTTAAATCCGTGCATCGATTACAATAGTACAATCCGACGAGGATCTTTTGGCAGCAAATAAAATCCCCTCATTTTTAGagaatatgttgaaaatgtcaatgttgaaaacctagaaagttttatctaattttaactgaacGAGAAATTGAGAAAGCTATCCCTGTTTCCACAGTGAAAAGAATAAGAAAACCGTAGATAAGCCATGgacttgcaacctatcatgttAACCTGCTCAAATGCATTATTTAGGTAGTGCACGCACAACGTATGCAAGAAAATTGTGCATGCATGTGTATGCATGACAATTTTCACTTTGTATAAACGAATGTTATTACAAATGGTATTtgaatctaataaataaaatagataaaataagaTTTTGTGAATTGAGTGTGCGTTACCGTTGTTGTAGGCGTTGATATCGCAACTGACGCCATGGGTCTCGACGGCTTCCAGCAAGGGTTCGAGGCACGTCTGGCAGATGACCGCGTAGTGCACTGCGTTGTTCCCTTCGTGGGCTTCTTCCATTGGGTTACATCCTGCAAATACGGAACTCAAATAAGTCCTTTACGGCACTGTAATCAAAATTACTTTATTCTCGAAAGTAAATTTGTaagttgataaataaatagtagAAAAGTTGTAATTTTTGAATGGAgcaaaaatatctcagccaatcatagtgCGCGTCCGtctgctattggttgttgcATACGTTGTTTTGTACgtgcgaattatgagcgagatagcatgagctcctgttgttcttgtgtttaaaatcttaatatcGAGCAATAAGGTctttatttcattggtgtacatggGCGTTAGATTTTGCTGAtacgacttataaaagtggtataaacttattagtaattaagtactaaATTACCTTTTGCGACCAAAAACGACACGAGCTTTGGAGAATCATTACTAATTGCAAGATGAAGGATGGTTTGCATCtgattgttttttaaattcaatagtttcgtcattttcatactgTGAATCAGTTTCACAATGTATTCCAGACTCGGCTGGTTACTGCATAGGGTCATGTGGAGAAAACTGAAAAAGGATTATAGTTATAGCTTTGTAATTTTACTCCATCAAAGccgaagaataaaaaaaaagaatgtctAGATAGCAACAAACAGtcgtttgatttaaaaaattataggcCATAAGTGaagttattccactaaaaatTGAACctcaatattttgaatttcgaaacaaaattttaagagggctctctccgtcactagtttcatacaatcgtagttccaatttcatttgaatattaagcaacctaagtccatgaaattttgcagacatattctagaaactaatatctatgtctgtggttttccagatttctgttaaaatattcggtttcaaagttacgcggtcttaaaattttcatacaaatcttggagcccctgtaattttaaaactacatatttttagaaaaatcttaaacaccacagacacagatattagtttctagaatatgtctgcaaaatttcatggactttggttgcttaatattcaaatgaaattggaactacgattgtatgaaacgagtggaaacgagtgacggagtgagccctgttaaagctaaAAATCTTGTGGCCGATATTTTTACGATTGAACAACTGCTTGTGGCCGTCAAGACACGTCCGAAAAAAGattaaattaggtttttaaaaatactttcgaTGGgtcaatttaataattttcagaGATGGTGGtagttattttatataattacaattaattctaatattatagtgtTTCTTTCTGTTATCCTTTctcggctcatccgtttaaccgatttctgTAGTTTGTTGCAGAGCTTGGATAGCTTGTATAGTAGCTTGGATCCCGTAGACAGGTTTAGGCTATacttatcccagaaaatcaaaaagttcccacgggattttttgaaatctaaACACACGCGGGcgcagtcgcgggcaccatgtagaaattaaactaaataattaaactttaaaaacttaCGTATCTCCGTTGCTCAATCGCATTTCGAATAGCCTTTCCAATTTTCTTCTGACGTCTTGCTTCTTAAACGTGGTTTTGTTTCTTATCATTTCGCAAAGCTCCTTCACCAGCTACAAATATATCCGCGCAGCATTTGTAAAACTTGCACAGTGCGAAGTGATACCACACGGTAGACTATACAACTTAGCTTTCGTTGAGAATGGGAAATATTTAAGTTGTCTTTAAACAACGGGATGGCGGGAAGTTTGCGGGTCGGCTATGCAGCGTCAAGCGTTGCAAGGCACGGAGCTGTCGATATGGCGAGAGGAGCGTAGCGAGATGTTGCGTACCCTCTTGCCATGGGCGGATCTTTATAAGGGGTTTTTTTCTGCAGCCCAGAGCCCTGTGGCTATACAGGGCCCCAGCCCCCGATTGACAAAATGGACCATAGGTATTgtgaattctaaaaaaaattgctgtttttggttgtatactactatattatagtattataatatactccCCGCCATTCATTTTCGGTGTTTTTTCTCACAAACACAGTCGAATGGGCTTCATGCGTCTTTTCGGGGTAATAgcaaaatagtttattttatcattcaGTTGATTAATTAGGCAGGTCCCCAAGTAGTACTACCCCAGGACCCCACAAACTCACGGCCCGTCCCTGCCTCTTGTTGACGGCTCCGTACTGCGCAGCACAGGACGGTGCATACCCACCCCGCAGCGTTTGCTAATACGCCCGTTAGGTTAAAGACTGGTGCTTAATATTTCCAAACGTGTGAATGTTAAATGGCACGGATGATAATGGTATAGTAAAGCGTTTagtatttactagctgatacccgcgacttcgttcgcgtggatgtaggtttttaaaattcccgtgggaactctttgattttccgggataaaaagtagcctatgtgctaatccagggtataatctatctccattctaaatttcagcccaatccgtccagtagtttttgcgtgaaggagtaacaaacacacacacacacacacacacacacacacacacacacaaactttctcctttataatattagtgtgatagtgtgatatacATAGACAAGATGATGCcagcagcttcgcccgcgtgatcaggattgaggagttggttatctatattttatatggaacaatgtcgcaaagttcctctatcgattaaaaaaaatcggttcagaaatctcggagatatcactgtacataggtagaaaaacacaactcctctattttttaagtcggttaaaaaagtagctagTAAAGTAGGAGTAAATGTTAATCCTTggttaatcttctacttgtctgccaaaataggttcagccattccgaagattagcccgttcaaacaggcagacatttcaattttatttatcagctagtaatattataaagaagaaagtttgCGTTTGCgtatgtgtgcgtgtatgtttgttactccttcacgcaaaaactacaagatggatttggctgaaatttagaatggaaacagatcctggattagcacatagaccaCTTTCTATCTGTGAAAATCAAAGTTGCTTTACTGGTggacaaaaatattatgcaagACTTTGAGTGATGATCGGTGAGAGGTGTTATATCAATCAATAAGTCTTTTAACTTTcgtagtttattttataaaaaattaaaaatacacaatTTGAGAGAAAAAAATGAGTcttctaagtaaataaatgataaaattatacaaTAGTTGAAACATTGTTTAGTTTTACTACTAAACAAAAACGCCCATTTTTACACTAATATATGAccgaaataaacaaaattttctttattctaTACAAAATTGTTACTTTGTTAATAAAAATGAGATTTCAAGTGATAATTATTAAAAAGActtaaaaaatagaaaacaataagtaattattctaaaacataaaaaacaaaACGCAAAAAGtccaaacaaataataataaaatatgaaatggtAACATGAGATGAACAACGAAAGTATATTTCTTTATATCCTACAATTTGATACCGCTTCGCAAAGTGCAATTAGCACAAATGAATACTGGATATTTAAGATAGTTCTGTGAATGAAGATGTATAATTAGATCAAGTAGTAAGATCAAGTAACTTGATTTTGCTGCAATTGTCACAATCATTTCTTTTAACTAAAAAGTTACATTTTGACTAAATTAACCTTGTATCGAATGACATGAAAGTCAATAAGGGCGGTTCTTAAGATGACGATTATGGTTGCAGTGATAGCATCATAGTTACTTAATCAATACTCAGATAATAAATGTCACAGTTAGCAGCTAATAGGGGTTGGCactgttttaaacaaaaaatattttaaacagtaTAGTTTAAACaattaagcctcgatagctcaacggttgaggagcggactgaattccgaaaggtcgaaggttcaaaccccacccgttggactattgtcgtacccactcctggcacaagcttaacgcttaattggaggggaaaggggagtattagtcatgattagcatgggctaacattcattatttaaaatataaaattaaaaaccaaatttgaacaaaaatatcttgttttttaaactgttttttcCAAACCTGGTAGTAGCAACACCAAGCAAAGACAGTTACAATACAATAGTATTAGCAGTGTAGTTATCACCTTTTTGACTTCCTGGCCGTCCTCCGACTTATAAACGGCAGAGTATTCTCCAGCGTTCATCTTTTTGGCATTGAGTTTTGGACTTTCTTCTTTTATTGTCACATTTGTAGCATCTCTCACATTCTACACAAAAAGGCagctaatttttttatgtatttagggGTATAAATATATaaggatttttatattttaatacattttagGGTAGGATAGCATGATAATAGGGGAAAAGAAAATTTAGTACATACCTTCGCTCTGCCGGAATCCGTTGCGAACATTGAGCATTTGAGAATATCCAAAACGCCTggctaaaaaaaaatgaaatataatatcatttacTATTCCTACATATTTTGACAAATATATTCTACTGAAGTTATGTTGTAGTTTATTTTTCTTACCTCA
Coding sequences:
- the LOC123867542 gene encoding uncharacterized protein LOC123867542 isoform X2, with the protein product MCENSAKNINLNIVRLKFSAHDLNTDKEICPPVFSEPIHNMKSAATNDLKICRMSRCYGRPQGSDDVFILVEKVNKKNIMIRFFELDERGERTWTATGTFLQSDVHHQYAIVFRTPQYRDPQTAKDVTVYIELVRPSDGRTSEPKEFTYKAETIYKQNKKRKANSYSSYSSLESVSGGSVKSYKDVPISVEYVNQNNNFFNKNEDELMKEIPAFTIKVPEMQQVAPTSDSMMADAILYDIGSAPLGMEPPLKLSPMLGQPNVPAPPGPPELQLHSSEMDRILERSIEPEEKKRFYETDLSEYFKQFDGSLPDMNEPGVLDILKCSMFATDSGRAKNVRDATNVTIKEESPKLNAKKMNAGEYSAVYKSEDGQEVKKLVKELCEMIRNKTTFKKQDVRRKLERLFEMRLSNGDTFLHMTLCSNQPSLEYIVKLIHSMKMTKLLNLKNNQMQTILHLAISNDSPKLVSFLVAKGCNPMEEAHEGNNAVHYAVICQTCLEPLLEAVETHGVSCDINAYNNEKQSPLHLAVVYASAESAATLLRHGASTNARDASGRTPLHLAATDDCLDVARLLLDVVPPSDIDVVDGKGYTALQIVCDGPVRPNTLEIAKLLLEKKADPMKHEEYNQPAWRLARSKPALLALLQRHADLPPFDDDVKSEPEDDFESADEGEVEGALAELPLYVEELAALLDERRAWRELARRLSKESLLAWYGATPSPTRTLLNHIKECDDSITSKSLALLLDDIGYLDAAMIVRRYLND